TTTACCCGGGACGACGGTACTTTCTTTAGCAACTGCTGGCTGCAATTTTAACTGTAAAAATTGCCAGAACTGGGATATTTCGCAGGCGAGCCCTGAAGATACAGATAACATAGAGGTTTCGCCCGAGCAGATGGTGAAACTTGCACTGGAGTACAAAAAACCCGCAATAGCATATACCTATACCGAGCCCTCTATCTTTTACGAATATATGCTTGATATTGCAAAAATCGCACATAAGAATGGAGTGCTTAATATATACCATTCTAATGGATATTTAAATCAAGAACCGCTTAAAGAATTGGTAAAATATCTTGATGGTGCAAATGTTGATTTGAAGGGTTTTAGTGAGGATTTCTATGAAGATATAACAGGTGGCACACTCCAACCAGTGCTTGATACATTAAAAACACTCAAAAAGAATGGAGTTTGGCTCGAGATTACCAATTTGATCATTCCCACCAAGAATGATGATGAAAAGATGATAAAGCGAATGTGCGAATGGATAAGGGATGAACTGGGAATGGAAGTTCCAATCCATTTCTCAAGATTTTATCCACATTATAAATTACAAAATCTCCCCCCTACACCGATTGAAACCTTACAGAAGGCGGCAAAGATTGCAAAAAAAACAGGATTGTTATTCGTTTATATTGGTAATGTCCCTGGTATAAAAGAAGAGAGTTCATTCTGCCCGAAGTGTAAGAAGGTTATTATAGAAAGGAAGGGTTATAGCATCCTCCAGATGAATATAAAAAATGGCAAATGTAAGTTCTGTAAGACCGAAATCCCGGGTAGATGGTCGTGAATGGATACAAATAGTATTTTAAGCTTAATCTAAAGTGTATTCTTAAATTATAAGGCCGAGATTATTCTTGACTTTCGGAGAAAATAAGTTAAAATAATTTGTATTATGGAAATAGAATATCTTTCAAACAAAATTTTAAATTTTATAGATTACCTCAAAAAAGAAAAGAATTATTCGGTACACACATTGAGGAATTATCAGAAGGACCTGGAGCAGTTTTTCGGTTATCTCCAGGAACAGGGGATTGAAAGATTTGACAAGAATGCAGCTTCCCAGTATGTTGCTTTTTTATTAAAATATGGTTTTGATTCACGGACCGCAGCAAGGAGATTATCAGCGATAAAAACTTATTTTAAGACATTGAAAAAATTGGGATTGATTGAGAGCAATCCGGTTGTCGGAATAAAGACGCCGAAGATAAAAAGGCATTTACCTGGACTTCTTACCTATGAACAAATAAAAAAGGGATTTGAGATTGATAACCGACGAGACAAGGCAATTATGGAGTTATTGTATTCCTGTGGCCTGCGGGCGAGTGAACTTGTCGGATTGAATCTTGAAGATATAGATTTTAACAGAGAAGAAGTGAGGGTAAGGGGAAAAGGTAAAAAGGAGAGGATAGTCCCGCTCGGCAGGGTCGCAAAGACAGCGATCTTGAAATATCTCGGGGAACGTAGTGAAATCAAAAAACCATCAAGCCCACCTGCACTCTTTTTAAATTACCGGGGCGGACGCCTGACCACCCGTTCTTTGCAGAGGATAGTTAACAGATATCTAAAAAGAATTGCGGATGCCTCAGGGACAAATCCACATATCCTGCGTCATACATTCGCCACACATTTATTGGAAAATGGCGCGGATTTGAGGGCAGTTCAGGAACTGCTCGGACATTCTTCTTTATCTACGGTTCAGATCTATACACATCTCACTACTGAACATCTTAAAAAAGTTTATAAACTAAAACATCCGAGGGCAGAGTGATGTTAAATTACAAATGTCAAATTTCAAAGATCAAAATTTATTTTGTGCTTTTATTTTGTTTGCTTGTGCTTTTATGCCATCATTCAGATATCTGGCATAAAATAAGGCAGGGGAATTTTGAGTGGGTTGAAAAGGGGGATTACAGGGGAACGCTCATTTATATGCCCCACCCTGGTAAATATGAGAAATTGGTCGAGAGATATCGTGGTGAAATAGAAAAAAATATTGAACTACTGCCCTGGATAACAAAGCAATTCTTTGAACTTAAAGAAGACCTTATTTATCAATACAAATTTACCTGGCTTGATGACGCAAATAAATTTCTGGTACTCCGTTATTTCGCCCATATTTATAAAGACCCTATTTATGCAGGGTATCAGATTTTATTTGTATATGATACAAAATGTCATAGACTTATAAAGATTCTTGTTTCTGATGTTCCACTTGAATAGTTTTGTTTTTTCTTATTTTCTCTGTCAGCAACTATTAATCGTTGATGATTCTTTGCTATTTTATGAAGCCTACACTGCCTATACGAATTATGATTTTGAAGAGGCAGAATCATTATTAATTCAACATAATAAATTATTTCCATCGTCAATCCATAATCATAATGCGCTATATTTGCTTGGTGAAATTAACTTCAAAAAACAGAATTATGAAAAAGCGATTGACTTCTGGCAACAATTAAATACAATCCATCCGAATTCTGAGTTTAAAGTGTCTGCTCTGAAGGGAATTGCAGAGGCATACCTTGCACAGCAAAAATATAATTCGGCACTTAAGGTTTATCAAAAGATTGAGAATTTGGAACTACCGTTGGAATTAATGTTAGAAATCAAATTAAGGGTCAATGAGATTAACTACCATCTTGGCAAGTATCCTAAACTTATCGATGCATTGCAGAATTTTGTTGATACATATGCTGATTCTATCAAATCTGATCGTATAGTTGCTCAGACAATGTTAAGAATAGCACAATTGCATACTGAGAACAAAGAGTATTATGCAGCACTTACTATGCTTTACAGGTTGGAAATTACCTATCCTGAGTCACCGCTTCTAAGTGATGTATTATTCCAAGAGATAAAGATTTATAAAATCATTGGTGATGTGCAAAATTATAAGAAAAAATTATACTCAATAGTTTTAAATAAGAACCTGCAAAATTTGTATCCTTACGCACTTATGGAACTCGGGAATCAGTACAGGGATGAAGAAAGGTATGATTCTTCCCTTTATTTCTGGACAAGATTAAATGACTGTGATGCATATAAAGATTTGGCTTTAAAAGAAATTGCTGGTATATATTACAAAATTGGGTTTATTGACGAGGCACTCGTCGTATTACAAACTCTTATAAAGGATTTTCCTGATTCAAAATTTGTTAAAGATGCTTATCTGCTCTGGATAGAGATACTAAAGAAACAGGGTGATTTACAAAAGGCAAAAGATATATTGGGTGGATTAATTAAAAAACAACCTCATCAACCCGAGATTCTTGTTGAGCTCGGAAACATTTCTTTTGGTTTGAAAGAATATTCTCGGGCATTGAAATGCTATCTTCAGGCGAGTGAAGAATTTGGAGACCGCCGGGATGAATCAGCAAAGGCATTGATTTTGGCTGGTGATGTTGCACTTGTGATGGGTGATACCTTAAGCGCACGACGATATTATCAAAATGCAGGATTTATTGCAAACTCAGAAGAGGTTAAAAATTCATCAAAAATTAAGTTGTTACAAATTCGTCCTTCAAAATAGAAAAACAAATTACCACTATCATTTTTTTTGTTCTTCTTCAATATGGTGTTTGATTATTCTCGCCTGGCTTATGTAAATCGTATCCTCACAGATATTTGTTGAAAGGTCAGCAATCCTTTCCAGATTCTTCGCAACGAGAAAATATTGAATCGCCGAACCAATCTTTTCCGGCTCTTCAAGCATATATGTCAACATTATTCTGATAATTTCATTCCGCATTTCATCAACCGTGCTATCCCTTTCACAAACTTTTTGTGCTCTAACCGCATCATTTGTGACAAAACTCTCAACGCTCTCCTTGAGCATATCATTAACAATCCTTGCCATTGTCCAGATATTGGATACGGGTTTTATCCTTGGTTGGTCAACGAGAAAAACAACACAATCAGCAATATTCACAGCGTGATCTCCCATCCTTTCAAGGTCATTATTCATTTTTATAACTCCTATGAGAAACCTTAGATCAGAACCCACTGGTTGGTGTCGGGCAATAAGTTCTATACACTTCTCTTCAATTGTTATTTCCATTTTATCAATCTTTTTATCAATATCCCTTATTTCACGGGCGAGTTTTATGTCCCTTTTTTTGAGTGCCTCCAGGGATTTAGTGATTGATTCTTCAACGAGTGTTGCCATTGTAAGGACTTCATTCTTCAAATTTTTCAATTCTTCATCAAAATAACCTGGCATTGTGCCTCCTGTTTTTAACCAAATCTTCCGCTGATGTAGTTAAAAGTTCTCTCATCAGACGGATTTGTAAAAATCTTTTTTGCCTTATCAAATTCAATCAATTCACCAAGTAGCATAAATCCAACATCATCCGCAATCCTTGCAGCTTGCTGCATATTGTGGGTAACGATAACGATTGTATAATTTTTCTTCAATTCTATTAATAATTCCTCAATCCGAGCCGTAGCAATCGGGTCAAGGGCAGAACAGGGTTCATCCATTAATAAAATTTCTGGTTCCACTGCGAGTAAACGGGCAATACAGAGTCTCTGCTGGCGTTCTGGAGAAAGTGTGAGTGCTGATTTTTTCAGAATATCCTTTACTTCATCAAACATACCTACTGCTTTCAAAGAACGTTCTACGATTTCTTCAAGAACTTTTTTATTTGTAATATTCCAGACCCTTGGACCGTATGCTACATTATCAAAAATAGAAAGGGGAAAGGCATTGGGGCGTTGAAATACCATTCCAACCTTTTTCCTTAAAAATATCAAATCACACAATGGAGAATAGATATCCTCATTATCAATTATGACACTCCCAGTTATTTTAACATTAGGAATTAAGTCATTCATTCTATTGAATACCCGCAAGAGTGTTGATTTACCACAGCCAGATGGACCAATCAATGCAGTAATGAGATTTTCTTTTATTTCAAGATTGATATTCTTAAGCGCCTGAAACTTATTATAAAAAAGGTTGAGATTCGTGGTTTTGATAATCATCCAAACCGTCCTATAATATAGTCATTTGTCCGTTTATCCTTTGGTACAGTAAATATCTGCTCGGTTGGTCCTATCTCAATGAGTTCACCATTTAAAAAGAATGCGGTCCTTGTGCTTACCCTTGCTGCCTGTTTTGTATTATTGGTAACAAGAATAAATGTAAATTTTTCTTTTAATGCAAGCATTGTTTTTTCAATCTTAGTAGTGGAGATCGGGTCAAGTCCTGAGCAGGGCTCATCCATCATTATCACTTCGGGTTTGAGTGCGATTGTTCGTGCAATACAGAGCCTCTGCTGCTGACCACCAGAAAGACAGGATGCCGAGTCCCATAATCTGTCTTTGACTTCGTCCCAGAGCCCAGCCGAGGACAAAGAAAAATAAACGAGTTCATCAAGTTCTTTCTTTGTATATCTGTTGTGCATCTTAGGTCCATAGACAATATTTTTGTAGATAGTGCCTGGCAATACCACAGGTGTGGCAAAGATCATCCCCACCTTTCTTCTCAATTCATTGATCGGTATCTCAGTTATATTAACTCCATCAAGTTTTATTTCCCCATCAGTTTTAGCACCATCCAATTCCGCGAGGCGGTTGAGTGTGCGGAGAAAAGAACTCTTCCCGGAATTTGCTGGTCCTATAATTGCTAATATCTCATTTGGATATATATCCAGGTTTATATTTTTCAAAGCATGAATGTCATCATAAAAAAGATTTAATCCCTTTATTGATATTTTAGGTGTAGCCATATTTAATAATAACGGGCAATAAACCTGTGCATCAATCTATAGGCAACGAAATTGATGATTAAGATGCTGATGATCAGGACGGTTGCAGTACCATATGCCTTGGACATTGATATTCCTTCGCGGGCAAGTATATAAAAATGAACCGCAAGGGTGCGGGTTGATGAGAAAAGGTCAGTGGGCATATTCAAAGACGAACCTGCAGTAAATATAACAGCGGCAGTTTCGCTAACAGCCCTA
The candidate division WOR-3 bacterium genome window above contains:
- the phoU gene encoding phosphate signaling complex protein PhoU, which translates into the protein MPGYFDEELKNLKNEVLTMATLVEESITKSLEALKKRDIKLAREIRDIDKKIDKMEITIEEKCIELIARHQPVGSDLRFLIGVIKMNNDLERMGDHAVNIADCVVFLVDQPRIKPVSNIWTMARIVNDMLKESVESFVTNDAVRAQKVCERDSTVDEMRNEIIRIMLTYMLEEPEKIGSAIQYFLVAKNLERIADLSTNICEDTIYISQARIIKHHIEEEQKK
- the pstB gene encoding phosphate ABC transporter ATP-binding protein PstB gives rise to the protein MIIKTTNLNLFYNKFQALKNINLEIKENLITALIGPSGCGKSTLLRVFNRMNDLIPNVKITGSVIIDNEDIYSPLCDLIFLRKKVGMVFQRPNAFPLSIFDNVAYGPRVWNITNKKVLEEIVERSLKAVGMFDEVKDILKKSALTLSPERQQRLCIARLLAVEPEILLMDEPCSALDPIATARIEELLIELKKNYTIVIVTHNMQQAARIADDVGFMLLGELIEFDKAKKIFTNPSDERTFNYISGRFG
- a CDS encoding phosphate ABC transporter ATP-binding protein translates to MATPKISIKGLNLFYDDIHALKNINLDIYPNEILAIIGPANSGKSSFLRTLNRLAELDGAKTDGEIKLDGVNITEIPINELRRKVGMIFATPVVLPGTIYKNIVYGPKMHNRYTKKELDELVYFSLSSAGLWDEVKDRLWDSASCLSGGQQQRLCIARTIALKPEVIMMDEPCSGLDPISTTKIEKTMLALKEKFTFILVTNNTKQAARVSTRTAFFLNGELIEIGPTEQIFTVPKDKRTNDYIIGRFG
- a CDS encoding tetratricopeptide repeat protein; protein product: MNSFVFSYFLCQQLLIVDDSLLFYEAYTAYTNYDFEEAESLLIQHNKLFPSSIHNHNALYLLGEINFKKQNYEKAIDFWQQLNTIHPNSEFKVSALKGIAEAYLAQQKYNSALKVYQKIENLELPLELMLEIKLRVNEINYHLGKYPKLIDALQNFVDTYADSIKSDRIVAQTMLRIAQLHTENKEYYAALTMLYRLEITYPESPLLSDVLFQEIKIYKIIGDVQNYKKKLYSIVLNKNLQNLYPYALMELGNQYRDEERYDSSLYFWTRLNDCDAYKDLALKEIAGIYYKIGFIDEALVVLQTLIKDFPDSKFVKDAYLLWIEILKKQGDLQKAKDILGGLIKKQPHQPEILVELGNISFGLKEYSRALKCYLQASEEFGDRRDESAKALILAGDVALVMGDTLSARRYYQNAGFIANSEEVKNSSKIKLLQIRPSK
- the amrS gene encoding AmmeMemoRadiSam system radical SAM enzyme, producing MLFFEEVITRRNFLKILGTITFTGSFFKDVIKNLTAKEFDRKIGLIISKPALYYEKLPNRVVKCLLCPRMCVVPNGKKGFCRARKNINGEYYTLVHSNPCAVNNIDPIEKKPLFHFLPGTTVLSLATAGCNFNCKNCQNWDISQASPEDTDNIEVSPEQMVKLALEYKKPAIAYTYTEPSIFYEYMLDIAKIAHKNGVLNIYHSNGYLNQEPLKELVKYLDGANVDLKGFSEDFYEDITGGTLQPVLDTLKTLKKNGVWLEITNLIIPTKNDDEKMIKRMCEWIRDELGMEVPIHFSRFYPHYKLQNLPPTPIETLQKAAKIAKKTGLLFVYIGNVPGIKEESSFCPKCKKVIIERKGYSILQMNIKNGKCKFCKTEIPGRWS
- the xerA gene encoding site-specific tyrosine recombinase/integron integrase translates to MEIEYLSNKILNFIDYLKKEKNYSVHTLRNYQKDLEQFFGYLQEQGIERFDKNAASQYVAFLLKYGFDSRTAARRLSAIKTYFKTLKKLGLIESNPVVGIKTPKIKRHLPGLLTYEQIKKGFEIDNRRDKAIMELLYSCGLRASELVGLNLEDIDFNREEVRVRGKGKKERIVPLGRVAKTAILKYLGERSEIKKPSSPPALFLNYRGGRLTTRSLQRIVNRYLKRIADASGTNPHILRHTFATHLLENGADLRAVQELLGHSSLSTVQIYTHLTTEHLKKVYKLKHPRAE